One Bradysia coprophila strain Holo2 chromosome X unlocalized genomic scaffold, BU_Bcop_v1 contig_39, whole genome shotgun sequence genomic window carries:
- the LOC119069808 gene encoding trypsin 3A1-like: protein MEPKLGVLSLLLTIFLFDWADSEGRIYGGYQVDITKAPWMVYIGIFFKKPSNSKALYTFCSGSILRPNLILTAAHCNKNETSGKLNSAKRYVVNVGSNLNDLSGGTHHSVKTVFIHPEYNGGGTYNFFHDVGLLELKTDIKLGDRAQLVTIALPDDNPKDGADVYITGYGRNPDHPGDNRLYQVQMNVITAEKCIELLARGTVEEVDQHEICVVGKNKNQCPGDSGGPLHDVCTGRQIGIASYGSTDCRNPKPSVLSRITDNLDFINRIIQKTSNTTADHKKHRDPQSVNPTSSMPDIRPIS from the exons atggaaccGAAACTTGGTGTTCTTTCACTTCTACTTACCATTTTTCTATTCGACTGGGCCGATTCGGAGGGAAGAATCTATGGAGGCTATCAGGTTGATATAACGAAAGCTCCATGGATGGTTTACATCGGgatattttttaagaaacCATCGAATAGCAAAGCactttacacattttgcagTGGATCGATTTTGAGGCCTAACTTAATTTTAACAGCCGCTCATT GTAATAAAAACGAGACTAGCGGTAAATTAAATTCAGCCAAAAGATACGTAGTCAACGTGGGATCGAATCTCAATGATTTGTCTGGAGGTACCCACCATTCGGTCAAAACTGTATTTATTCATCCAGAATATAATGGTGGCGGCACCTATAATTTCTTTCATGATGTCGGATTACTTGAGCTGAAGACCGATATCAAACTCGGAGATCGAGCACAGCTCGTAACTATCGCATTACCAGATGATAATCCGAAGGATGGTGCCGATGTATATATTACTGGTTATGGTCGAAACCCTGATCATCCGGGCGACAATCGGTTGTATCAAGTTCAGATGAATGTGATCACTGCCGAAAAGTGTATCGAATTACTGGCAAGAGGAACGGTTGAAGAAGTTGACCAGCATGAGATTTGTgttgtaggcaaaaataaaaaccaatgTCCAGGCGATTCGGGAG GTCCACTTCATGACGTATGTACGGGACGTCAAATCGGAATAGCTTCGTACGGCAGCACAGATTGTCGGAATCCTAAACCTAGCGTTCTCTCTAGAATAACAGACAATTTGGATTTCATCAATCGAATTATCCAGAAAACGAGCAATACAACCGCTGATCACAAAAAGCATCGAGATCCACAATCAGTGAACCCAACATCATCTATGCCTGATATTCGTCCAATCAGTTGA